In a single window of the Leptospira sanjuanensis genome:
- a CDS encoding DUF2283 domain-containing protein — protein sequence MKITHYPETDSIYIDLSNRPSVETREINSDLNVDLDENGKPVGIDIHGHASKYVDITTILFEIAK from the coding sequence ATGAAAATCACTCACTATCCAGAAACCGATTCCATATATATCGATTTATCCAATCGTCCTTCCGTTGAAACGAGAGAGATTAATTCCGACTTAAACGTTGATCTGGATGAAAATGGAAAGCCCGTTGGAATCGATATTCACGGACATGCTTCCAAGTATGTCGATATCACTACGATACTTTTTGAGATCGCAAAATAG
- the dprA gene encoding DNA-processing protein DprA: MNPFVLSDSAVARVCHKNRIFEIMNSWEESIPYLERLLPATVLDRAFAASETIPRALERTGFSVLTIFDPQYPALLKEIYDPPLLLFYKGNLDVLQGNFAAVVGTRNPSPISVYACELFPSHLKRQGFSGVVSGLAKGIDAAVMHASLDNTLDVIGVMGTGPETEYPFENKKLYQRMKSSDRSLLLTEYPPGHKTMKYSFPKRNRIVTGLCVDVFIVEAPQKSGAISSAHNALEQNRRIFVFSDPLQSQNQGGEILIEDGAERLDLQIISLGMREVFHINDLLPDSQSKIPGMLAELSKKRFSGEWKPIGSGYYARKTFFQPLLPGFETGPGLVPGVL; encoded by the coding sequence ATGAACCCGTTCGTCCTTTCGGATTCCGCCGTTGCAAGAGTTTGTCATAAAAATAGAATATTCGAAATTATGAATTCCTGGGAAGAATCGATTCCGTATCTGGAACGGCTTCTTCCCGCAACGGTTTTGGATCGAGCGTTTGCCGCTTCGGAAACGATTCCGCGCGCCTTGGAACGAACCGGTTTTTCCGTCCTTACGATCTTTGATCCGCAATATCCTGCACTTTTAAAGGAAATTTACGATCCTCCTTTGCTTTTGTTTTACAAAGGAAACTTGGACGTTTTGCAGGGAAACTTCGCCGCGGTTGTCGGAACGAGAAATCCTTCTCCGATTTCCGTATATGCTTGCGAGTTGTTTCCCTCTCATTTAAAGCGACAAGGTTTTTCGGGAGTCGTATCCGGACTTGCCAAAGGAATCGACGCCGCGGTCATGCACGCTTCCTTAGACAATACGTTAGACGTCATTGGGGTTATGGGAACCGGACCGGAAACAGAATATCCTTTTGAAAACAAAAAGCTTTATCAAAGAATGAAGTCATCCGATCGATCCTTGCTTCTCACCGAATATCCTCCGGGTCATAAAACGATGAAATATTCGTTTCCAAAACGAAACCGAATCGTGACCGGTCTTTGCGTCGACGTGTTTATCGTGGAAGCTCCGCAGAAATCGGGAGCGATTTCCTCCGCGCACAATGCCCTCGAACAAAACCGGAGGATCTTCGTGTTTTCCGATCCGCTCCAATCTCAGAATCAAGGCGGAGAAATTTTGATCGAAGACGGAGCCGAACGTCTCGATCTGCAAATCATCTCCTTGGGGATGCGCGAAGTCTTTCATATCAACGATCTTTTACCCGATTCTCAATCGAAAATCCCGGGAATGCTTGCAGAACTTTCAAAGAAGCGCTTTTCTGGCGAGTGGAAACCGATCGGTTCCGGTTATTATGCGAGAAAAACTTTTTTCCAACCTCTTCTCCCGGGATTTGAAACCGGTCCCGGCTTGGTCCCTGGGGTTTTATAG
- the nadA gene encoding quinolinate synthase NadA translates to MKTLDEVTKALKSTYMEHEVEAKLPLIQEIQRLKKEKNAVLLGHNYMTPDVFHGVSDITGDSLYLSKVAADTDADIILFNGVHFMAETAKLMSPQKKVLIADLKAGCSLAESITRQDVIDLKQKYPGVPVVTYVNCTADVKAETDICCTSANALQVVESLESDTVIFLPDRYLAANVQNLTKKKIITHPGSCMVHEMYSAEDIELTRRQFPGVTVISHPECKTEVVDHSDYSGSTSQMSEFIKKSGAKNIFLITECSMGDNLRSEFPDRHFVSTCQVCPHMKRITLEKIRDALLYDQYEIHLDPEVIEKGRMSVQRMLDLSFKK, encoded by the coding sequence ATGAAAACCCTCGACGAAGTAACAAAAGCTCTGAAGAGCACCTATATGGAACATGAGGTGGAAGCGAAACTTCCTCTCATCCAAGAAATTCAAAGATTGAAAAAGGAGAAGAATGCGGTTCTTCTCGGTCACAATTATATGACTCCGGACGTCTTTCACGGCGTATCCGATATTACGGGCGATTCTCTTTATTTAAGCAAGGTCGCGGCCGATACCGACGCCGATATCATTCTTTTCAACGGAGTTCACTTCATGGCGGAAACCGCAAAGCTTATGTCTCCGCAAAAGAAGGTTCTCATCGCGGATCTCAAAGCGGGTTGTTCTCTCGCCGAAAGCATCACGAGACAAGACGTCATCGACCTAAAACAAAAATATCCCGGAGTTCCGGTCGTTACCTACGTCAACTGCACCGCAGACGTGAAAGCGGAAACGGATATTTGCTGCACTTCCGCGAATGCGTTGCAAGTCGTGGAATCTTTGGAAAGCGATACAGTGATTTTTTTACCCGATCGTTATCTTGCGGCGAACGTTCAAAATCTTACCAAGAAAAAAATCATCACTCATCCCGGAAGCTGTATGGTTCACGAGATGTATTCCGCGGAAGATATCGAACTTACGAGAAGACAATTTCCCGGCGTTACGGTGATTTCGCATCCCGAATGTAAAACGGAAGTCGTCGATCATTCGGATTATTCCGGTTCCACTTCGCAGATGAGCGAATTTATTAAGAAGTCCGGAGCGAAGAACATCTTCCTGATCACCGAATGTTCGATGGGAGACAATCTTCGTTCCGAGTTTCCGGACAGACATTTCGTTTCCACTTGTCAGGTTTGCCCTCACATGAAACGGATCACGCTCGAAAAAATCAGGGACGCGCTTTTATACGATCAGTACGAGATTCATCTCGACCCGGAAGTGATCGAAAAGGGAAGAATGTCCGTGCAAAGAATGTTGGATCTTTCTTTTAAAAAGTGA
- a CDS encoding cadherin-like beta sandwich domain-containing protein, which translates to MKRIACTVFLLLSCSFFTNCFLNPLSQAVSETFFPTKEECKNCDQQRAIALAAVFQPRANGIQAFGFDLSASFPLFCISGKCAGGITENQPNSAVTVAVPNATNVSSLKATFLIPENSKLEVGGVQQVSGTTSLDFSNPVIYKFTDENGNSQNYTVTVVRASAGDKVNGTVVLSSLIWTKCSYGQVWRPGFNDCQGKGSEADNYGANLDVAFCGTDDGSCDPYGMSEFQNACYDMQTTLAPPELVSLPFVMRSPTFDNLNTLISCSSFSQGSSCGTSDQCPGNTGSTINTTLFPQTVNGYYWTFSPGGCTSATMQVIQFGGASNTTTHTKSSKGKAIRCVYNLAS; encoded by the coding sequence ATGAAAAGAATCGCGTGTACAGTTTTTCTTTTGCTATCTTGTTCCTTCTTTACGAATTGTTTTTTAAATCCTCTTTCTCAGGCGGTTTCCGAAACGTTCTTTCCCACAAAGGAAGAATGTAAGAATTGCGATCAGCAGAGAGCGATCGCGTTGGCCGCGGTGTTTCAACCCCGTGCGAACGGAATTCAAGCTTTCGGTTTCGACTTATCTGCTTCGTTTCCGTTGTTTTGTATTTCGGGAAAATGCGCAGGAGGGATTACGGAGAATCAGCCGAATTCCGCCGTTACCGTGGCGGTCCCGAACGCAACTAACGTAAGTTCCTTAAAGGCGACTTTTTTGATTCCCGAAAATTCCAAATTGGAGGTCGGAGGCGTTCAACAGGTTTCGGGAACCACGTCGCTGGATTTTTCGAATCCGGTGATTTATAAATTCACGGATGAAAACGGAAATTCTCAGAATTATACCGTAACCGTTGTGCGTGCGTCCGCCGGAGATAAAGTCAACGGCACGGTCGTTCTTTCGTCACTGATTTGGACGAAATGTTCTTACGGCCAGGTCTGGAGACCGGGTTTTAACGATTGTCAAGGAAAGGGAAGCGAGGCCGACAACTACGGAGCGAATCTCGATGTCGCATTTTGTGGTACGGATGACGGTTCTTGTGATCCTTATGGTATGTCCGAATTTCAAAACGCATGTTACGACATGCAGACTACGTTAGCGCCTCCCGAACTCGTTTCTCTTCCGTTCGTGATGCGATCCCCTACTTTCGACAATTTGAATACGTTGATTTCCTGCTCCTCTTTTTCGCAAGGGTCTTCTTGCGGCACCTCCGATCAGTGTCCGGGTAACACGGGTTCGACGATCAATACGACCTTATTTCCTCAGACCGTAAACGGATACTACTGGACATTTTCTCCAGGAGGTTGTACTTCCGCGACGATGCAAGTCATTCAATTCGGCGGTGCGAGCAACACGACCACGCATACGAAGAGCAGCAAGGGAAAAGCGATTCGATGTGTGTATAATCTCGCTTCTTAA
- a CDS encoding LIC_13076 family protein, protein MKNKIHVLLFILFCVFLFDCKIDQRISSDKTHRTVLASEDAASCKVAAAQPLYAFLFGLVPVFRNPEPIPAPGQTLRVTEITNWKDYAVTAIGGWAITLVRRTRTIEFCEENLFANNWNPEKVSIDQTLYQMAVTGKAVVHLRSGDPLIQVKILGFDDASIEVETMVPDPKGGFTDRAYLRDGTTIDGKQIGQDDKEVTIENLEGKKITIQKSTLHKIDMRVPKTIKEKKNIPKTEIARIAFEDSAKK, encoded by the coding sequence ATGAAAAATAAAATTCACGTTCTTCTTTTCATCCTGTTTTGCGTGTTTCTATTCGATTGCAAAATCGATCAGCGCATCAGTTCCGATAAAACTCACAGAACCGTTCTCGCTTCCGAGGACGCGGCGAGTTGCAAGGTCGCCGCGGCGCAACCTCTCTACGCGTTCTTGTTCGGTTTGGTTCCCGTGTTTCGAAATCCGGAACCGATTCCCGCGCCCGGACAAACGTTACGCGTCACCGAGATCACCAATTGGAAAGACTATGCGGTAACCGCGATCGGAGGATGGGCGATCACGTTGGTCCGTAGAACCAGAACGATCGAGTTCTGCGAAGAGAATTTATTCGCGAACAACTGGAATCCCGAAAAGGTTTCGATCGATCAAACCCTTTATCAAATGGCGGTGACCGGAAAAGCAGTCGTTCATCTGAGATCGGGAGATCCTTTGATTCAGGTGAAAATTCTCGGGTTCGACGATGCTTCCATCGAAGTCGAAACCATGGTTCCCGATCCTAAGGGAGGTTTTACCGATCGCGCGTATTTACGCGACGGAACAACCATCGACGGAAAACAGATCGGACAGGACGACAAGGAAGTGACGATCGAAAATCTGGAAGGTAAAAAAATCACGATCCAAAAGTCCACCCTTCATAAGATCGATATGCGCGTTCCGAAAACCATAAAAGAAAAGAAGAATATTCCAAAAACGGAAATCGCCCGGATCGCGTTCGAAGATTCGGCGAAGAAGTAA
- a CDS encoding DoxX family protein, whose translation MKKIGKIVYAVPFAIFGLFHFISGPAMSGIVPSYIPFPIIWVYITGLALIAASVSIITGIKTHLATILLAVLLGIFVVLVHLPGAAAGNQASTVSLLKDVSLLGAALLIAGSTKD comes from the coding sequence ATGAAAAAAATAGGTAAAATCGTTTATGCGGTCCCTTTCGCGATTTTCGGATTGTTCCATTTTATCTCCGGTCCGGCGATGTCCGGAATCGTTCCTTCTTACATTCCATTTCCGATCATCTGGGTTTACATCACCGGTTTGGCATTGATTGCCGCTTCCGTTTCCATCATCACCGGAATCAAAACGCATCTCGCGACGATTCTTCTCGCGGTGCTTTTGGGAATTTTCGTGGTATTGGTGCATCTTCCCGGTGCGGCCGCAGGCAATCAAGCGTCCACGGTTTCTCTTTTGAAGGACGTTTCGCTTTTAGGAGCCGCTCTTTTGATCGCAGGCTCGACCAAAGATTGA
- a CDS encoding lipoprotein LipL41: MRKLSSLIAVLVLLMFLGNCADTVDVEYPVFPKDKEGRALQKFLGTIRNVGLAVEPPKKSLWEAIFGEGSSFIDQMPSKVFEAFDKESYYKLTDLSKRADILNEATLSLTGITKSKAKIGNLIGAEAILYIGYQKPYTECGSENKIDAVAAGLKVAGFAASMATGREVNTGNDPVSKPTGVRYMLIPLDATLIKVDTGEVKKAVVSNPAKIFNSVGNLACPSVLDSFGQGLDEAAAYIKSRLSPLVKTEKIEIFVKDEDEEVKELLTEGYEEIQGETPSFKKAKEAWEKADKKAKGQSWGAKANLGTYYFSTGDFEKAIKLYEEAMKINGAKKSYLRELRKRVEATYAVDESNAK, from the coding sequence ATGAGAAAATTATCTTCTCTAATTGCTGTGCTAGTTCTCCTTATGTTCTTAGGAAATTGCGCAGATACAGTCGATGTAGAATATCCGGTATTCCCGAAAGATAAAGAAGGCCGCGCTCTTCAAAAATTCCTCGGTACGATTCGTAACGTAGGTTTGGCGGTTGAGCCTCCTAAAAAAAGTCTTTGGGAAGCGATCTTCGGAGAAGGATCCAGCTTCATCGACCAAATGCCTTCTAAAGTATTCGAGGCATTCGACAAAGAATCCTATTACAAGCTTACGGACCTTAGCAAACGCGCCGACATCTTGAACGAAGCGACTCTTTCCCTTACTGGAATCACTAAGTCTAAAGCGAAGATCGGAAACCTGATCGGAGCGGAAGCGATTCTTTACATCGGTTATCAAAAGCCTTACACCGAGTGCGGTAGCGAAAACAAAATCGACGCAGTTGCGGCCGGTTTGAAAGTTGCAGGTTTCGCAGCTTCTATGGCGACCGGTAGAGAAGTGAACACAGGAAACGATCCTGTTTCTAAACCGACAGGCGTTCGTTACATGCTGATTCCTCTCGATGCTACTTTGATTAAAGTTGATACCGGCGAAGTGAAGAAAGCGGTCGTTTCTAACCCTGCGAAAATCTTCAACAGCGTTGGAAACTTAGCATGTCCTTCCGTTCTCGATTCTTTCGGACAAGGTCTGGACGAAGCGGCTGCTTACATTAAGAGCAGACTTTCTCCTTTAGTTAAAACCGAGAAGATCGAAATTTTCGTAAAAGACGAAGATGAAGAAGTGAAAGAACTTCTGACTGAAGGTTACGAAGAAATCCAAGGTGAGACTCCAAGCTTCAAAAAAGCAAAAGAAGCGTGGGAAAAAGCCGATAAAAAAGCGAAAGGTCAGTCTTGGGGAGCGAAAGCAAACCTCGGAACTTACTACTTCTCAACCGGTGATTTTGAAAAGGCAATCAAACTCTACGAAGAAGCTATGAAGATCAACGGAGCTAAAAAAAGCTACCTGAGAGAACTTAGAAAAAGAGTAGAAGCTACTTACGCTGTTGACGAAAGCAACGCGAAATAA
- the lep gene encoding LipL41-expression chaperone Lep, producing the protein MTKATRNKPILLNWFNFRKSGRKSAFLISISVLSFLFLADCRKTPKEEECVQNQMHNVKLIAQASEDEIPSGMQQLMLKQILQPDMSRAIVLRCMSEKTLKQVQCELEKEKFSDLKECKKFGKEEVQ; encoded by the coding sequence TTGACGAAAGCAACGCGAAATAAGCCGATCCTTTTGAATTGGTTCAATTTCCGGAAAAGCGGGCGTAAGTCCGCTTTTCTTATTTCAATATCCGTCCTATCTTTTCTGTTTCTCGCCGATTGCAGAAAAACTCCCAAAGAAGAAGAATGTGTGCAGAATCAAATGCACAACGTAAAACTGATCGCGCAGGCATCGGAGGATGAAATTCCTTCGGGTATGCAGCAACTTATGTTAAAACAAATTCTTCAGCCGGACATGTCTCGTGCGATCGTCTTGCGTTGTATGTCCGAAAAAACTTTGAAGCAGGTTCAATGCGAGCTGGAAAAGGAAAAGTTTTCCGATCTCAAAGAATGCAAGAAATTCGGAAAGGAAGAAGTTCAATAA
- the ispF gene encoding 2-C-methyl-D-erythritol 2,4-cyclodiphosphate synthase gives MYRIGNGIDFHKLEINPGRPLMLGGIECESEFALVGHSDADIILHALSDAILGALALGDIGQYFPDTDQKLKNMDSKIILFKCLELMKERNFALVNVDCTVIGERPKIAPLKERITKSLSSLLDLSADCVSVKATTTEKMGALGRQEGIGTFCTILLGKKT, from the coding sequence ATGTATAGAATCGGAAACGGAATCGACTTTCATAAATTAGAGATCAATCCGGGACGTCCTCTCATGCTCGGCGGGATCGAGTGCGAATCCGAATTTGCGCTCGTGGGTCATTCGGACGCGGACATCATTCTTCATGCGCTTTCGGACGCGATCCTGGGGGCGCTTGCATTAGGCGACATCGGACAATACTTTCCCGATACGGATCAAAAACTCAAGAATATGGACAGCAAGATCATTCTTTTCAAATGTCTGGAATTGATGAAGGAAAGAAATTTCGCGCTCGTCAACGTGGATTGCACCGTGATCGGAGAACGGCCGAAAATCGCTCCTCTCAAGGAAAGAATTACGAAATCCTTAAGTAGCCTTCTGGATCTTTCCGCGGATTGTGTTTCCGTGAAAGCGACCACGACCGAAAAGATGGGTGCCTTGGGAAGACAGGAAGGAATCGGGACGTTCTGCACGATCCTTTTGGGAAAAAAAACCTAA
- the ftsZ gene encoding cell division protein FtsZ: MIRFEEESKTSPAVIKVFGVGGGGMNAVTRMSNSTLKGVEFAILNTDEQVLLRSPVENKIILGTKATRGMGAGGDPELGYKAAEEDKERIQSAVRGADMVFVTAGMGGGTGTGAAPVIAKIAKEMKCLVVGVVTLPFSFEGRRRMELARKGIEQLRSHVDTLILINNDSIFRVVDKNTPIDLAFQVIDDILLNAVRGISDIINNPGLINVDFADVKAIMRDTGDAVMGVGEGSGEGKVKEAVEFAINNSLLDSTSIAGASSLLINVSGGKDLTISDWNEVSGIITSQVDPNANIIIGLHEDENLSNKIRVTVIATGFNKRSSSGKLIQNQDLATRVQENYGFQKKAVGMTDNAAPEKKDYFQDDLGESNRNPGSLRYRSSNTSSPKAEDYDIPAYLRRNSSGP; the protein is encoded by the coding sequence ATGATCCGTTTCGAAGAAGAATCAAAAACAAGCCCGGCAGTCATCAAGGTATTCGGAGTGGGCGGCGGCGGTATGAACGCTGTCACGAGAATGTCCAATTCCACTTTGAAAGGAGTGGAGTTCGCGATTCTCAATACGGACGAACAAGTGCTTCTTCGTTCTCCTGTGGAAAACAAAATCATCCTGGGAACCAAAGCGACACGAGGAATGGGCGCGGGCGGCGATCCCGAATTGGGTTATAAAGCCGCGGAAGAGGATAAGGAAAGAATCCAGTCCGCGGTTCGCGGAGCGGATATGGTTTTTGTCACCGCGGGAATGGGAGGCGGAACCGGAACCGGAGCCGCACCCGTGATCGCAAAGATCGCGAAAGAAATGAAATGTCTCGTCGTAGGCGTCGTCACTCTTCCCTTCTCGTTTGAAGGTAGAAGAAGAATGGAACTTGCCCGCAAAGGAATCGAACAACTTCGTTCACACGTGGACACTTTGATTCTTATCAATAACGATTCCATTTTCCGCGTCGTGGATAAAAATACGCCGATCGACCTTGCGTTTCAAGTCATCGACGATATTCTTTTGAACGCGGTACGGGGGATCAGCGACATCATCAACAATCCCGGACTCATCAACGTGGACTTTGCGGACGTCAAGGCGATCATGCGCGACACGGGCGACGCGGTGATGGGCGTGGGCGAAGGAAGCGGAGAGGGAAAGGTAAAGGAAGCGGTGGAATTCGCGATCAACAATTCGCTGTTAGACTCCACTTCGATTGCGGGAGCTTCTTCGCTTCTCATCAATGTTTCCGGCGGAAAGGATCTTACGATCTCGGATTGGAACGAGGTTTCCGGAATCATCACTTCTCAAGTCGATCCGAACGCAAACATCATCATCGGCCTTCACGAAGACGAAAATCTTTCGAACAAAATCCGCGTGACCGTGATCGCGACCGGATTCAACAAACGCTCTTCTTCCGGAAAACTGATTCAAAATCAGGATCTTGCCACGCGCGTTCAGGAGAATTACGGCTTTCAGAAAAAGGCCGTGGGTATGACGGATAACGCGGCTCCGGAAAAGAAGGATTATTTTCAAGACGATCTCGGAGAATCCAATCGGAATCCGGGTTCGTTGCGATACCGTTCTTCGAACACTTCTTCTCCAAAAGCGGAAGACTACGATATTCCGGCGTATTTAAGAAGAAACAGTTCCGGACCTTGA
- a CDS encoding GNAT family N-acetyltransferase, with product MEARILNKTDLDWLNVLEVECFGSGAWTTEMLYSHLDEASAIGATDLCYILYKLSGEEIEIYRVAVDPRHRKKGIAKKLLEYLLNSEREKSFFLEVSSLNLPAIGLYEACGFQRIHVRKRYYEDGSDALIYKKAPPDVSEIFNFEVPD from the coding sequence GTGGAAGCGAGAATTCTGAATAAAACGGATCTGGATTGGCTCAATGTCCTGGAAGTCGAGTGTTTTGGAAGCGGCGCTTGGACAACGGAAATGTTATATTCTCATCTTGACGAAGCGTCCGCGATCGGAGCGACTGATCTCTGTTATATTCTTTACAAACTCTCCGGCGAAGAGATCGAAATCTATCGTGTCGCCGTTGATCCTCGTCATCGAAAGAAGGGAATCGCGAAAAAACTTTTGGAATATCTTTTAAATTCCGAACGGGAAAAGAGTTTTTTCCTGGAAGTGAGTTCCCTCAATCTTCCCGCGATCGGTTTGTATGAAGCCTGCGGCTTTCAAAGAATCCACGTGCGAAAACGTTATTACGAAGACGGTTCCGATGCGTTGATCTACAAAAAAGCCCCTCCGGATGTTTCCGAAATCTTCAACTTCGAAGTGCCGGATTAG